The following coding sequences lie in one Oryza brachyantha chromosome 10, ObraRS2, whole genome shotgun sequence genomic window:
- the LOC102716447 gene encoding uncharacterized protein LOC102716447 isoform X1 encodes MPLPGLQVLREAAGGLMRGKETPVILELEESLRAKGDMTRDEELKISVSKAIVTVSKAFTTATSSIVVYYSLGVGPKLFGNPPLPRVPRICMAAGSAWLCGKLMYYTALQASSEYILKGGEERMKMELANIILNKHSDERTLVEAVKEHFFAEHLFSDQYQDRPLFRWRLRHTYVDHSFMERVKEIEVNSSDEGSGSISGQRTTNIGSFGDLMEDPLACILGSPDGNTESSKFAEDRGTIVTRREVQAHRRSYRHHRRHAHKASVV; translated from the exons aTGCCGCTGCCGGGTCTGCAGGTGCTGAgggaggccgccggcggcctcaTGCGAGGCAAG GAGACCCCGGTGATTCTGGAGCTGGAGGAGTCGCTGCGGGCCAAG GGCGACATGACCCGCGACGAGGAGCTCAAGATATCGGTCTCTAAGGCGATCGTGACCGTGTCCAAGGCCTTCACCACCGCGACGAGCTCTATCGTGGTGTACTATAGTCTCGGCGTTG gacctaaattatTTGGCAACCCACCTCTTCCCCGAGTACCAAGAATCTGCATGGCTGCTG GCAGTGCATGGTTATGTGGAAAGTTGATGTATTATACAGCCTTGCAAGCAAGTTCTGAATACATTTTGAAAGGTGGAGAAGAACGCATGAAGATGGAGCTAGCTAACAT AATACTTAATAAGCATAGTGATGAAAGAACACTGGTTGAAGCTGTAAAAGAGCATTTCTTTGCTGAGCATCTATTTAGTGACCAGTATCAAGATAGGCCTCTTTTCAGGTGGCGTCTCCGCCATACCTATGTCGACCATTCTTTTATGGAAAGGGTCAAGGAGATTGAAGTTAACAGCTCAGATGAGGGATCTGGATCAATTTCTGGACAAAGAACCACAAACATT GGATCATTTGGAGACCTCATGGAGGACCCACTGGCTTGTATACTTGGATCTCCAGACGGCAACACAGAAAGCAGCAAGTTCGCTGAGGACAGAGGTACAATCGTGACGAGAAGGGAGGTCCAAGCCCACAGAAGAAGTTACCGGCATCATCGTCGACATGCTCACAAAGCTTCTGTAGTATGA
- the LOC102722248 gene encoding BTB/POZ and MATH domain-containing protein 2-like, protein MSFRGAGVPSARSSSAIVVGTEHGYHLLKIDGYSRTKELLPFGKCTRSCSFRVGNHSWHIRYYPNGNSNVVRHYTGGDGGGARCDADCVSLSLVLEPKDYGYIFLREMGEVRFSLLDRAGKPVPGCTRAAIDELPRLSGEGVRDLWPSRVFLSFPNFIEREELEASEHLVDDRFTVRCDITLMTEPSAAADPPAPVADVAVPPPELQRDMEALLLGEEGADVTFEVGGESFAAHRCVLAARSSVFRAELFGAMKESTGKVRIDGVEPKAFRALLHYIYTEAVAPELDDDADDETEPEDTPAATTSLAQHLLVAADRYNLERLKLICEDKLCKRIDVSSAATTLALAEQHSCPSLKKACMDFLNAPGNLRAVEATDGFEHLASSCPAVLRELIAKLVVAL, encoded by the coding sequence ATGTCTttccgcggcgccggcgtcccgTCGGCGCGCTCCTCGTCGGCGATCGTCGTCGGCACGGAGCACGGGTACCACCTCCTCAAGATCGACGGGTACTCGCGCACCAAGGAGCTGCTCCCCTTCGGCAAGTGCACGAGATCGTGCAGCTTCCGCGTGGGGAACCATTCATGGCACATCAGGTACTATCCCAACGGCAACTCCAACGTCGTCAGGCACtacaccggcggcgacggcggcggcgctcgctgCGACGCCGACTGCGTCTCCCTCTCGCTCGTCCTCGAGCCTAAGGACTATGGGTACATCTTTTTGCGGGAGATGGGGGAGGTCCGGTTCAGCCTTCTTGATCGCGCCGGCAAGCCGGTGCCGGGGTGCACCCGTGCCGCCATTGATGAGCTGCCTAGGTTGAGTGGGGAGGGTGTTCGGGATCTGTGGCCAAGCCGAGTCTTCTTGAGCTTCCCTAACTTCATCGAGAGGGAAGAGCTGGAGGCGTCGGAGCACCTCGTCGACGATCGGTTCACGGTGAGGTGCGACATCACCCTCATGACCgagccctccgccgccgccgatcctccggctcccgttgccgacgtcgccgtgccgccgccggagctgcaGAGGGACATGGAGGCGCTGCTCCTCGGCGAGGAGGGGGCCGACGTGACCTTCGAGGTCGGCGGCGAGTCGTTCGCCGCGCACAGGTGCGTGCtcgccgcccggtcgtcgGTGTTCCGCGCGGAGCTGTTCGGCGCCATGAAGGAGAGCACCGGCAAGGTGCGCATCGACGGCGTCGAGCCGAAGGCGTTCAGGGCTCTCCTCCACTACATATACACGGAGGCCGTGGCGCCGGagctggacgacgacgccgacgacgagacgGAGCCGGAGGACAcccccgccgccaccacctctcTGGCGCAGCACCTGCTCGTCGCGGCGGACCGGTACAACCTGGAGCGGCTGAAGCTGATCTGCGAGGACAAGCTGTGCAAGCGGATAGACGtgagctcggcggcgaccacGCTGGCGCTGGCCGAGCAGCACAGCTGCCCGAGCTTGAAGAAGGCGTGCATGGATTTCCTCAACGCCCCCGGGAATCTGAGAGCCGTCGAGGCGACGGATGGGTTCGAGCATCTGGCCAGCAGCTGCCCCGCCGTCCTGAGGGAGCTGATCGCGAAGCTCGTCGTCGCGCTCtga
- the LOC121055492 gene encoding BTB/POZ and MATH domain-containing protein 1-like, which translates to MSTAAAACRGGLSGSVSSIVADTAAGYHLLRIDGYSLTKGIPTGTALTSSQFTAAGHLWRISYYPNGDSAESAHHMSLHLLLDEKTNTTKRVKVQAQFRFRFAGRVTKQSSLVLGQDMEPHVFKSLLTFIYTDSLPELEDEEADDDDGGEGDNGDGDDDGGEEGDSGGAMWPPLLAAADRYAVPRLKAICEKKLCKGIGASTVTTTLELAERHHCPELKEACLESMKAPANLKKVLAGD; encoded by the coding sequence atgtccaccgccgccgccgcctgccgcggcGGTCTGTCGGGGTCGGTCTCCTCCATAGTAGCCGACACGGCGGCCGGGTACCACCTCCTCAGGATCGACGGTTACTCCCTCACCAAGGGCATCCCCACCGGCACGGCTCTCACTTCCAGCCagttcaccgccgccggccacctctGGCGAATCAGCTACTACCCCAATGGGGACTCTGCCGAATCCGCTCATCACATGTCGCTCCACCTCTTGCTGGACGAAAAGACCAACACCACCAAGCGTGTCAAGGTGCAGGCCCAGTTCCGGTTTCGTTTTGCCGGCAGGGTGACGAAGCAATCTTCGCTGGTATTAGGCCAAGACATGGAGCCACATGTGTTCAAATCCTTGCTTACTTTCATTTACACTGACTCGTTGCCTGAGCTGGAGGACGAAGAAGCAgatgacgacgatggcggAGAAGGTGAcaatggagatggagatgacgacggcggcgaagaaggTGACAGTGGCGGTGCGATGTGGCCTCCATTGCTCGCAGCGGCAGATCGGTACGCCGTCCCAAGGCTGAAGGCGATATGCGAGAAGAAGCTCTGCAAGGGCATCGGTGCGAGCACGGTGACCACCACTCTGGAGCTAGCCGAAAGGCACCATTGCCCGGAGCTGAAGGAGGCGTGCCTGGAGTCCATGAAAGCTCCGGCGAATTTGAAGAAGGTGCTGGCTGGTgactag
- the LOC102721676 gene encoding uncharacterized protein LOC102721676, whose protein sequence is MEIEAAKCECCGLREDCTVEYIAGVKADFGGRWLCGLCSEAVRDEVAKKGGGGGRQLEDAVREHMSFCGKFCRKNPAFRVADGMRQMLRRRSGDLSAHSGAS, encoded by the coding sequence atggagaTCGAGGCGGCGAAGTGCGAGTGCTGCGGGCTGCGGGAGGACTGCACGGTGGAGTACATCGCCGGGGTGAAGGCGGACTTCGGCGGGAGGTGGCTGTGCGGGCTGTGCTCGGAGGCGGTGAGGGACGAGGTGGCCaagaagggcggcggcggcggccggcagctgGAGGACGCCGTCAGGGAGCACATGTCCTTCTGCGGCAAGTTCTGCCGCAAGAACCCGGCcttccgcgtcgccgacggcaTGCGCCAgatgctccgccgccgctccggcgaCCTCTCCGCCCACTCCGGCGCCTCCTGA
- the LOC102721958 gene encoding uncharacterized protein LOC102721958 — MEGLVVISQQRNHHIQHSGGRSKSTGSHFSSPPASHGFRGMNCRSFHSSVCSGLLPSPPPPPARTYSSPEPKTPKQQLQRRGGKRSRPISISPSTSPSRPELWAGPAFSNSPPPSSLPIPKFSLRQKRSISLELQQVNRSDEVEVKPHAKSAPSSPVGGSGFDFFNDNETAVATENLRRILHLDIADH; from the coding sequence ATGGAGGGTCTTGTGGTTATCTCGCAGCAGCGCAACCACCATATCCAACACTCTGGTGGCCGAAGCAAGTCGACAGGGTCTCACTTCTCATCACCACCAGCCTCACATGGATTCCGTGGCATGAACTGTCGCTCTTTCCATTCCAGTGTCTGTTCTGGCCTCCTGCCCTCACCCCCACCGCCACCTGCTCGCACATACTCATCCCCGGAGCCCAAGACACCAAAGCAGCAGCTGCAACGTCGGGGAGGCAAGCGCAGCCGCCCCATCTCCATAAGCCCTTCTACATCTCCATCCCGCCCTGAGCTGTGGGCAGGTCCAGCATTCTCCAATTCACCACCTCCTAGCTCACTGCCGATCCCCAAGTTCTCCCTGCGCCAGAAGCGCAGTATCTCACTTGAATTGCAACAGGTCAATCGCTCTGATGAAGTGGAGGTGAAGCCGCATGCTAAATCGGCTCCTTCCTCACCGGTTGGTGGATCAGGGTTTGACTTCTTCAATGATAATGAAACTGCTGTTGCAACGGAGAATCTTAGGAGAATTCTCCATTTGGATATTGCTGATCATTGA
- the LOC102716163 gene encoding uncharacterized protein LOC102716163 — MELASSFHHGLGHESSGWLCGKLMYYAALQASAKVIMKGGEERMKMELANIILNKHSDERTLVEAVKEHFFAEHLFSDQYQDRPLFRWRLRHTYVDHSFMERVKEIEVKISNEGSGSISGQRTTNIGSFGDLMEDPLACILGSPDGNTESSKLAEHRGTIVTRREVQAHRRRSYRHHRRHADKASAL, encoded by the exons ATGGAACTTGCTAGCAGTTTTCATCATGGTCTGGGACATGAAA GCAGTGGATGGTTGTGTGGAAAGTTGATGTATTATGCAGCCTTGCAAGCAAGTGCTAAAGTCATTATGAAAGGTGGAGAAGAACGCATGAAGATGGAGCTAGCTAACAT AATACTTAATAAGCATAGTGATGAAAGAACACTGGTTGAAGCTGTAAAAGAGCATTTCTTTGCTGAGCATCTATTTAGTGACCAGTATCAAGATAGGCCTCTTTTCAGGTGGCGTCTACGCCATACCTATGTCGACCATTCTTTTATGGAAAGGGTCAAGGAGATTGAAGTTAAGATCTCAAATGAGGGATCTGGATCAATTTCTGGACAAAGAACCACAAACATT GGATCATTTGGAGACCTCATGGAGGACCCACTGGCTTGTATTCTTGGTTCTCCAGACGGCAATACAGAAAGCAGCAAGTTAGCTGAGCACAGAGGTACAATCGTGACGAGGAGGGAGGTCCAAGCCCACAGAAGAAGAAGTTACCGGCATCATCGTCGACATGCTGACAAAGCTTCTGCACTATGA
- the LOC102715611 gene encoding BTB/POZ and MATH domain-containing protein 1-like produces MGQCATSPARSAAADGSGDAGEPTATAPPPPPPSSSWSGSTISAKTTSGYHVVKIDGYSRSKGVFRNGEVIRSRAFTVGGHRWRVEYYPNGNTPGCADYISVFLHLDEEAPAVGVHAQHRFRFFNETDAAAAPSPPPSLAAVEVNRFRSYASWGRAKFIRKEELERSKHLKNDSFTIRCDVVVTGEFVAKDMPEAATATTLRNGGFVTVPPSDLHRHIGDLLRTGHGADVMIKVGGKTFAAHRCVLAARSPALGVELFGSTNKKKKKKERRGKAVIRIDGMEARVFEALLRFLYADSLPEMEKNHEASMCWNLLVAADRYSMARLKAVCEEKLCDHVDAGTAVPMLALAEQLPCDGLKKACFGFLREPENLKVAMAGEGFEHLSRSFPSLVRELVAMNLAAR; encoded by the coding sequence ATGGGTCAGTGCGCCACGTCCCCCGCGCGCTCTGCTGCcgccgacggcagcggcgacgcagGCGAGCCGacggccaccgcgccgccaccgccaccgccgtcgtcgtcgtggtccGGCTCCACCATTTCCGCCAAGACGACCAGCGGGTACCACGTCGTCAAGATCGATGGCTACTCGCGCAGCAAGGGCGTGTTCCGCAACGGGGAGGTGATCAGGTCTCGCGCCTTCACCGTCGGCGGGCACCGGTGGCGCGTCGAGTACTACCCGAACGGCAACACGCCGGGCTGCGCGGACTATATATCCGTCTTCCTCCATCTCGACGAGGAGGCGCCGGCCGTGGGCGTGCACGCGCAGCACCGGTTTCGGTTCTTCAACGAgacggatgcggcggcggcgccgtcgccgccgccgtcgctggccgccgtcgaggtGAACAGATTTCGTAGCTACGCTAGCTGGGGGCGAGCCAAGTTCATCAGGAAGGAAGAGCTCGAGAGATCGAAGCATCTGAAGAACGATTCTTTCACGATCCGGTgcgacgtcgtcgtcaccggcgAGTTCGTTGCGAAGGACATGCctgaggcggcgacggcgacgaccctcCGTAACGGGGGCTTCGTCACCGTGCCACCATCTGATCTTCACCGTCACATCGGGGATCTCCTCCGCACCGGGCATGGCGCCGACGTGATGATCAAGGTCGGCGGCAAGACCTTCGCCGCTCACCGGTGCGTGCTCGCGGCCCGTTCACCGGCGCTCGGGGTGGAGCTATTTGGCTCAacgaacaagaagaagaagaagaaggagcgCCGCGGGAAGGCCGTCATCCGCATCGACGGCATGGAGGCGCGGGTGTTCGAGGCGCTGCTGCGCTTCCTCTACGCCGACTCGCTGCCGGAGATGGAGAAGAACCACGAAGCCTCCATGTGCTGGAACCTGCTCGTCGCAGCGGACAGGTACAGCATGGCGAGGCTCAAGGCCGTCTGCGAGGAGAAGCTGTGCGATCACGTCGACGCCGGCACGGCGGTGCCCATGCTGGCGCTGGCCGAGCAGCTCCCCTGCGACGGGCTCAAGAAGGCTTGCTTCGGTTTCCTCCGCGAACCAGAAAACCTCAAGGTAGCCATGGCCGGCGAAGGCTTTGAGCATCTGAGCAGGAGCTTCCCTTCTCTCGTGAGAGAGCTGGTTGCCATGAACCTAGCTGCTCGGTGA
- the LOC102716447 gene encoding uncharacterized protein LOC102716447 isoform X2 produces MPLPGLQVLREAAGGLMRGKETPVILELEESLRAKGDMTRDEELKISVSKAIVTVSKAFTTATSSIVVYYSLGVGPKLFGNPPLPRVPRICMAAGSAWLCGKLMYYTALQASSEYILKGGEERMKMELANMPLFRWRLRHTYVDHSFMERVKEIEVNSSDEGSGSISGQRTTNIGSFGDLMEDPLACILGSPDGNTESSKFAEDRGTIVTRREVQAHRRSYRHHRRHAHKASVV; encoded by the exons aTGCCGCTGCCGGGTCTGCAGGTGCTGAgggaggccgccggcggcctcaTGCGAGGCAAG GAGACCCCGGTGATTCTGGAGCTGGAGGAGTCGCTGCGGGCCAAG GGCGACATGACCCGCGACGAGGAGCTCAAGATATCGGTCTCTAAGGCGATCGTGACCGTGTCCAAGGCCTTCACCACCGCGACGAGCTCTATCGTGGTGTACTATAGTCTCGGCGTTG gacctaaattatTTGGCAACCCACCTCTTCCCCGAGTACCAAGAATCTGCATGGCTGCTG GCAGTGCATGGTTATGTGGAAAGTTGATGTATTATACAGCCTTGCAAGCAAGTTCTGAATACATTTTGAAAGGTGGAGAAGAACGCATGAAGATGGAGCTAGCTAACAT GCCTCTTTTCAGGTGGCGTCTCCGCCATACCTATGTCGACCATTCTTTTATGGAAAGGGTCAAGGAGATTGAAGTTAACAGCTCAGATGAGGGATCTGGATCAATTTCTGGACAAAGAACCACAAACATT GGATCATTTGGAGACCTCATGGAGGACCCACTGGCTTGTATACTTGGATCTCCAGACGGCAACACAGAAAGCAGCAAGTTCGCTGAGGACAGAGGTACAATCGTGACGAGAAGGGAGGTCCAAGCCCACAGAAGAAGTTACCGGCATCATCGTCGACATGCTCACAAAGCTTCTGTAGTATGA
- the LOC102716447 gene encoding uncharacterized protein LOC102716447 isoform X3 yields MPLPGLQVLREAAGGLMRGKETPVILELEESLRAKGDMTRDEELKISVSKAIVTVSKAFTTATSSIVVYYSLGVGPKLFGNPPLPRVPRICMAAGSAWLCGKLMYYTALQASSEYILKGGEERMKMELANMWRLRHTYVDHSFMERVKEIEVNSSDEGSGSISGQRTTNIGSFGDLMEDPLACILGSPDGNTESSKFAEDRGTIVTRREVQAHRRSYRHHRRHAHKASVV; encoded by the exons aTGCCGCTGCCGGGTCTGCAGGTGCTGAgggaggccgccggcggcctcaTGCGAGGCAAG GAGACCCCGGTGATTCTGGAGCTGGAGGAGTCGCTGCGGGCCAAG GGCGACATGACCCGCGACGAGGAGCTCAAGATATCGGTCTCTAAGGCGATCGTGACCGTGTCCAAGGCCTTCACCACCGCGACGAGCTCTATCGTGGTGTACTATAGTCTCGGCGTTG gacctaaattatTTGGCAACCCACCTCTTCCCCGAGTACCAAGAATCTGCATGGCTGCTG GCAGTGCATGGTTATGTGGAAAGTTGATGTATTATACAGCCTTGCAAGCAAGTTCTGAATACATTTTGAAAGGTGGAGAAGAACGCATGAAGATGGAGCTAGCTAACAT GTGGCGTCTCCGCCATACCTATGTCGACCATTCTTTTATGGAAAGGGTCAAGGAGATTGAAGTTAACAGCTCAGATGAGGGATCTGGATCAATTTCTGGACAAAGAACCACAAACATT GGATCATTTGGAGACCTCATGGAGGACCCACTGGCTTGTATACTTGGATCTCCAGACGGCAACACAGAAAGCAGCAAGTTCGCTGAGGACAGAGGTACAATCGTGACGAGAAGGGAGGTCCAAGCCCACAGAAGAAGTTACCGGCATCATCGTCGACATGCTCACAAAGCTTCTGTAGTATGA